Proteins from a genomic interval of Nematostella vectensis chromosome 5, jaNemVect1.1, whole genome shotgun sequence:
- the LOC5511819 gene encoding neuropeptide Y receptor type 6: MEKLNLTLNNTDASIMESNEEGKIFKIVFYIFLFIFGTIGNLLVMVVIKSRKKRSVNDFFIFNLAISDLTFVLVSLPFYTYELFLRFDKFGFYCKVVWPMMSVTLCVSIFTLTFMSVERCRAIVFPLKPRIKRTSVLIGLSTVWVASLVCILPLSIVTSAEGELCMERWPSEGHRKAYTIALFAIQYAIPLLIIAMAYITIAIKLVRTEVPDRTSVNNRGQIVKRQSRKENFHIIRTVAVIVSLFLVCMLPNQIAWLLYDFEGEEQAKLFWSFAEALIFLHSCVNPVIYGSLTRQFREGYIRSLHYVCCCGKPLKRAPDFSDFRETRDVTNQHHERSNQSSLKQSNVLTRLKRTSQHLRDSRLNQRDATATSPIATPPTPRGVNKVYKSSKVNKSSGNLVRLHIAGTASKVPERAREEQASPTIEHSNRWIKPWTDSIADECPHYEVAEIRAKNGKYASIIGSNGKSAKHHSNGNAITNNSKECKGKVKVSYSEPNLQSSWRSASQKKSSTDYASRDDLRRSLKRRRKRSARNNSADGCLNSSFMNYGVIIDEDGHYHSDPVNIADIGIVFQISRV, encoded by the exons ATGGAAAAGTTGAATCTGACGCTAAACAATACGGATGCTAGTATCATGGAATCGAACGAGGAGGgaaaaatcttcaaaattGTCTTCTACATTTTTTTGTTCATCTTCGGTACGATTGGGAACCTCTTAGTCATGGTAGTCATCAAGTCAAGAAAAAAGCGAAGTGTCAATgatttcttcattttcaatttaGCAATTTCGGACTTGACGTTTGTTTTGGTCTCTCTACCGTTTTACACGTACGAGCTTTTTCTACGGTTCGACAAGTTTGGGTTCTACTGCAAGGTGGTGTGGCCCATGATGTCGGTCACACTCTGCGTCAGTATCTTTACTTTGACTTTCATGTCCGTGGAGCGCTGCCGAGCAATCGTTTTCCCCTTAAAGCCTCGCATCAAGAGAACCTCCGTGCTCATCGGCTTATCAACGGTCTGGGTCGCTTCCCTTGTGTGTATTCTACCACTCAGCATCGTCACAAGTGCTGAAGGTGAGCTATGCATGGAGAGATGGCCGTCTGAAGGACACCGAAAGGCATATACGATCGCACTGTTCGCCATTCAATATGCGATACCTCTACTTATCATCGCAATGGCCTACATCACCATCGCTATTAAACTCGTTCGGACTGAAGTCCCGGACAGAACTTCTGTGAATAATAGAGGGCAGATTGTTAAGCGCCAGAGTAGAAAGGAGAATTTCCATATCATCCGTACGGTAGCTGTCATAGTGAGCCTGTTCTTGGTGTGCATGTTACCTAATCAGATCGCGTGGCTGTTGTATGATTTTGAGGGGGAGGAACAGGCGAAGTTATTCTGGAGTTTCGCTGAGGCTCTTATTTTCTTGCACTCATGCGTTAATCCTGTCATCTATGGCAGCTTGACGAGGCAATTCCGCGAAGGATACATAAG GTCACTTCATTACGTTTGTTGCTGTGGAAAACCGCTGAAACGCGCACCTGACTTCTCGGATTTCCGAGAAACCCGTGACGTCACGAACCAGCACCACGAAAGAAGCAATCAGAGCTCTTTAAAACAGTCCAATGTTCTAACGCGCTTAAAAAGAACTTCACAGCACCTCAGAGATTCTAGATTGAACCAACGTGACGCCACTGCCACCTCACCGATAGCCACGCCCCCTACGCCGCGTGGGGTTAATAAGGTTTATAAGTCTAGTAAGGTTAATAAGTCCAGTGGGAATTTGGTGAGGCTGCACATAGCTGGCACAGCCTCAAAGGTGCCGGAGCGCGCGCGCGAGGAGCAGGCCTCTCCGACGATTGAACATTCGAACCGATGGATTAAGCCATGGACGGACTCGATCGCAGACGAGTGTCCGCATTACGAGGTCGCGGAAATCCGCGCAAAAAATGGTAAATACGCATCCATTATCGGGTCAAACGGGAAGTCTGCAAAACATCATTCAAACGGTAACGCGATAACCAATAACTCTAAAGAATGCAAAGGAAAAGTTAAGGTATCATATAGTGAACCTAACCTTCAGTCAAGCTGGAGATCTGCCTCGCAGAAGAAATCGAGTACAGATTATGCTTCTAGGGACGATTTGAGGCGATCATTAAAGCGAAGGCGAAAGAGATCGGCGAGAAATAACAGCGCGGATGGATGCTTAAATTCTTCCTTTATGAACTATGGAGTGATTATTGACGAGGATGGGCATTATCACTCGGATCCTGTTAATATCGCTGACATCGGGATAGTGTTCCAGATATCTAGGGTGTAG
- the LOC5511801 gene encoding galanin receptor type 1 produces the protein MANPTNYASVTDTEKLVKLILYIIALIVGVTGNSLVLVILARKSRRVVNDFFIINLAVADLTLLIFSVPITVLFYEESRFTAFVCKTVWPMMTIANNVSIFTLTIMAVCRCHVILNAFRPDIQQTTVVRSIALAWTLAAFLLLPLIIVAEENPKGAGCEENWTNLESRRAYTASLVILQYVLPLVAIAIAYVWIGVDLWKPERYMATSWATQDRKGREKRRKENVQIVKTLATIVVLFAICMLPGHIAWMLADFGGKSENNVAMIILRFFDLLVYVHSCMNPIVYGTLTKYFRREYTRYFKFVFCCNAELKALHHSKSHHRSHEHIHGVTL, from the coding sequence ATGGCGAACCCTACGAACTATGCTTCTGTCACCGATACGGAAAAGCTCGTCAAGCTGATACTGTATATCATAGCGCTGATAGTCGGGGTTACGGGTAACTCGTTAGTACTCGTCATACTCGCTCGCAAGTCGCGGCGAGTCGTCAAcgatttttttatcatcaacTTGGCCGTGGCGGATCTCACTTTGTTGATATTTTCTGTGCCTATTACCGTGTTATTCTACGAGGAGTCTCGATTCACAGCCTTCGTGTGTAAGACTGTCTGGCCGATGATGACGATCGCGAATAATGTCAGCATCTTCACCCTCACCATCATGGCGGTCTGCCGGTGTCACGTGATTTTGAACGCGTTTCGTCCGGATATCCAGCAGACGACGGTTGTGCGCAGCATTGCACTTGCGTGGACTCTTGCCGCCTTTTTGTTGTTACCGCTGATCATAGTTGCAGAGGAGAATCCAAAAGGCGCGGGTTGTGAGGAAAACTGGACAAATCTAGAATCTCGTCGTGCGTATACCGCCTCGCTTGTAATACTCCAATACGTGTTACCACTTGTCGCAATTGCTATTGCATACGTATGGATCGGAGTGGACCTCTGGAAACCGGAGCGATACATGGCTACTTCCTGGGCGACACAAGACCGCAAAGGGCGCGAAAAGCGGCGCAAAGAAAATGTGCAAATCGTGAAGACTTTGGCAACAATAGTTGTACTTTTCGCCATTTGCATGTTACCAGGGCACATAGCATGGATGCTGGCAGACTTCGGCGGGAAGTCGGAAAACAATGTCGCTATGATAATTCTTCGTTTCTTTGACTTGCTTGTTTACGTACATAGCTGCATGAACCCGATCGTTTACGGAACATTGACAAAGTATTTTCGACGGGAGTACACGAGGTATTTCAAATTCGTGTTCTGCTGTAATGCTGAGCTCAAGGCGTTGCACCATTCAAAGTCTCACCATCGCTCCCACGAGCATATACACGGAGTGACGCTTTAA